In a single window of the Chelonia mydas isolate rCheMyd1 chromosome 8, rCheMyd1.pri.v2, whole genome shotgun sequence genome:
- the LOC114019930 gene encoding uncharacterized protein LOC114019930, whose amino-acid sequence MGPAAGGHELRTFILWGGLLLAARLALGTVEEACNCSTVVAFSDFQAAPALQTCCLNFTGTEIRSLDWSLFGGVTGLREIYLSHCGVLDIVNAPGVPVMLEILHLDHNRLEKLPESFLEDAPRLRVLRLDGNKLHKLPKSFLRASTQIQEVNLGFNDLASLPSSVFKPSLIRLGLSNNSWDCTCTLFSDLEKYPREPPSGDMQGSVVVCSTPERYRSMDIRDIGKKELCRAHSLTALFICLPLVVILALVAWCFCRQKRKTGSALSRSPECHLATAERNGAKGLAEHHHYIQCELPTAPTESEKNMLLRNQILLKPSTALLGSNRDLYEEVEIKLGALDDSLVLVNDGSLDQETGPEGAPPVAAAADELAGSELEAETVSVTDVLKDSVDREKLYMSQAVDYYNLVPAIELEDSDPQEYENIDLH is encoded by the exons ATGGGACCCGCCGCGGGAG GTCACGAGCTGAGGACCTTCATACTGTGGGgtgggctgctgctggccgcgCGACTTGCTCTAGGAACTGTGGAAGAAGCCTGCAACTGCAGTACAGTCGTGGCCTTCTCTGATTTTCAGGCCGCTCCAGCCCTCCAGACATGCTGTTTGAACTTCACCGGGACTGAAATTCGCTCCCTGGACTGGAGCCTCTTTGGTGGAGTAACAGGCCTGAGAGAGATATACCTCTCGCATTGCGGCGTATTGGACATAGTCAATGCACCAGGGGTGCCCGTCATGCTGGAGATTTTGCACTTGGATCACAATCGGTTGGAAAAGCTTCCAGAAAGTTTCCTAGAAGATGCCCCCCGATTGAGGGTCCTTCGCTTGGACGGCAACAAGCTTCACAAGCTGCCCAAATCCTTCCTGAGAGCTTCCACCCAAATCCAAGAGGTTAACCTTGGCTTCAATGACTTGGCCTCCCTTCCCTCCAGTGTCTTTAAGCCATCTCTCATCAGGCTCGGCCTCTCCAACAATAGCTGGGATTGCACCTGCACCTTGTTCAGTGACCTGGAGAAGTATCCCCGAGAGCCACCCAGCGGGGACATGCAGGGCTCTGTCGTGGTGTGCAGCACCCCTGAGCGTTACCGCAGCATGGACATCCGAGACATCGGTAAGAAGGAGCTCTGCCGGGCACACAGCTTGACCGCCCTCTTCATCTGCCTGCCCCTGGTGGTCATTTTAGCCCTGGTCGCCTGGTGCTTTTGCAGGCAGAAGAGAAAGACGGGCTCTGCCCTCAGCCGCAGTCCGGAGTGCCACCTGGCCACAGCGGAGAGGAACGGTGCCAAGGGGCTGGCAGAGCATCACCACTACATCCAGTGTGAGCTGCCCACTGCCCCCACCGAGAGCGAGAAGAACATGCTGCTGAGGAACCAGATCCTGCTGAAGCCTTCCACCGCCCTGCTGGGGAGCAACCGGGACCTCTACGAAGAGGTGGAAATCAAGCTGGGGGCCTTGGACGATTCCTTGGTGCTGGTCAACGATGGGAGCCTCGACCAGGAGACGGGCCCCGAGGGGGCCCCCCCGGTGGCGGCGGCAGCAGACGAACTGGCGGGCAGCGAGCTGGAAGCGGAGACGGTGAGCGTGACGGACGTGCTCAAGGACTCGGTGGACCGAGAGAAGCTCTACATGAGCCAGGCGGTGGATTATTACAACCTGGTGCCGGCCATCGAGCTGGAGGACTCCGACCCCCAGGAGTACGAGAACATTGACCTGCACTGA